In Companilactobacillus allii, one genomic interval encodes:
- a CDS encoding SLAP domain-containing protein, translating into MKKRIMAIVFAMAMIPTNIGVVQASSETNSTTGNMCRTNTRDNMRSNHMNLAKYDGKDVVIVENDPKSDSRTVGLYKKENGKLVYTGKRVNQVKGKSMQLWKADKVSINGKTCWQIGDNLYLKSSRVAKINMDKMKGYGQEASNFGNYPETNTASESDTVHVNNLNGDYVPVMTLQKDGSFAESINRSLENDTDWQTDKVRKYNGNIYCRVASNEWVNATDYVVTE; encoded by the coding sequence ATGAAGAAAAGAATAATGGCTATTGTTTTTGCAATGGCAATGATTCCAACTAATATAGGTGTAGTACAAGCCTCCAGTGAAACTAATTCAACTACTGGTAATATGTGTCGTACTAATACTAGGGATAATATGAGAAGTAATCATATGAATTTAGCCAAGTATGATGGGAAAGATGTAGTTATAGTTGAAAATGATCCTAAATCTGACAGTAGAACTGTTGGATTATATAAAAAGGAAAATGGCAAGCTAGTTTATACTGGCAAGAGAGTCAATCAGGTAAAGGGGAAGTCTATGCAACTATGGAAGGCTGATAAGGTCAGCATTAATGGTAAGACTTGTTGGCAAATTGGTGATAATCTTTACTTGAAATCTTCACGTGTTGCAAAAATTAATATGGATAAAATGAAGGGATATGGACAAGAGGCTAGTAACTTTGGTAATTATCCAGAGACTAATACAGCTTCTGAAAGTGACACTGTTCATGTTAACAATTTGAATGGAGATTATGTACCAGTGATGACTCTTCAAAAGGATGGATCATTCGCTGAGTCGATTAATCGAAGTCTTGAAAATGATACTGATTGGCAAACTGATAAGGTTAGAAAATATAACGGTAATATTTATTGCCGTGTTGCTAGTAATGAATGGGTTAATGCTACGGATTATGTTGTTACGGAATAA